The Longimicrobium sp. genome includes a region encoding these proteins:
- a CDS encoding helix-turn-helix domain-containing protein, with product MTQASPAAEPHEGQVDARVEALVQDLIGRVADKWTMLILEVLAEHGTVRFTRLGTLVGGISQKMLTQTLRQMEREGLLTRTVHPVVPPRVEYALTPLGLSLGEAFCGVWMWAARHLEEVERARE from the coding sequence ATGACGCAGGCTTCTCCAGCCGCCGAGCCGCACGAGGGCCAGGTAGACGCACGTGTCGAGGCGCTCGTGCAGGACCTGATCGGCCGGGTCGCGGACAAGTGGACGATGCTGATCCTGGAAGTGCTGGCGGAGCACGGCACGGTGCGGTTCACCCGGCTGGGCACCCTCGTGGGAGGGATCAGCCAGAAGATGCTGACGCAGACGCTACGGCAGATGGAGCGCGAGGGGCTGCTGACGCGCACCGTTCATCCGGTGGTGCCCCCGCGCGTGGAGTATGCGCTCACCCCGCTGGGGTTGAGCCTGGGGGAGGCGTTCTGCGGAGTCTGGATGTGGGCGGCCCGGCACCTGGAGGAGGTGGAGCGCGCCCGCGAA